A genomic stretch from Plasmodium reichenowi strain SY57 chromosome 4, whole genome shotgun sequence includes:
- a CDS encoding hypothetical protein (conserved Plasmodium protein, unknown function) encodes KKVKNEKSLSTLLINEEENKSIEMTTLKDKKEMKNENLSKINVKKENPVKNHVKNHVENHVENRVENRVKNHVEYNVEYYNDVFTHSHNCYHGGEEQKEYAHKKKHVNNKKKWKKQYKAVKIYMKMFLNNYKLKKGKRNCKDLSVKKRRKNKKIIQNDYIRIINAEKEYVQKYHEDKIFLDNIKNVSSCELIKDCSYFVFFYNLFIKGLYLDKDNLEHATKKEDITKNITKKDIHINKTCEDFSNITNLKKKYNKHNVILFKGKYTRQLICDYLKFLLNSIQNEHTIKTHFYILDYVHVLENKKKEMEKKIKMDSFIFTNSNEEDKLCKDIILNSNILNQQKEDDNISDNHLYSNNTLKEENTSRSVASHEIQNESINSPNVLNVKNRNQTKDDNGCTKEEIIKSNNLMKTYDIKINEHIYNKILNNFVSELKSFFFSILEKIRSSKLLLRFILTFTEICLILTPHYINIINFIEILCDFGHIIPIHYISHFIIFFQCNKNIFIQKYKEFQHCIINNDPIKIQSVGARLIGFIKILQKKIHLNNKEQSMYSFFLNLLLSECLPINHLGFCNRQSAKNNFHYFFQDTLDSCYKKFKDEQVLYDNFELNIQNNIKNYKKIKTIIQHEIEVNSDKYLKQEDINFITPKKVICDEQNGQGTCYKKRKAEEFKETSLTKKKQKKKNDEMKLTCDEKNITSDEKNITSDEKKLTSDEKNITSDEKNITSDEKKLTSHATYLTNEECIEEKDAKEMYLSYMSFVSLVAFIKYPEIITHDNIILLEDVYNSFKTFLNYINTLDKEKKQNFKRTKKYMNMIKAYLFNDRIDFLANLHIFKVLVYDENFLRVLFFNILVVLNYLNRELQICVKDDNELDNNNNNNNNNNNNNNNNNNDNVVKKNDPTIISPRASFLFFVDYDKNEDLELGDQEKINNHLSGLTTRGHQKSIRENIKNKESGKSSILTTATSNNNNNNNNNNNINNMNNINNMNNNNNIVDSNSTYFKENIKNKDNSNNRNMSVNQNIFHNTTKDVKTSKENDDKLVIKEKIKKIIFTFVKELLNYLDGFINSNHNFMLAKEYSWYVWKKQLNVTKYNKDNYDISFKFKCVDEDIKQQYYDITQTTNNNTYKNQRSNHMNENFLIDEFPKSNKNQDKTLYINEVSYLPNIPKKNKNKTDNQSPVERLINIIENFELLNKKMKPFYSNNKNKNKNKNKNKNKNMEQINNKDITMNFYNNNNNIIHNKAQDNIQQHDDNNIIITNKDHPPYNNNNNNIFHINNFLLEINKIYLRREAEFWELDESDSLTEEKKNDSNKKILLEKLIDKLDDYKKKINIDNDPINEIEENEKSKNNPVFKFRLSKLFILKYIDLYTIVKNKEFTTDCDFLYNLMIQMDKNVERKKSLLNKGVEENDEEINVEHHINMEQEKNEKLNDKEGQYEDVTQNLNEQEEEDKFLTPEHLPINVEIK; translated from the coding sequence aaatggaagaaacaatataaagctgtcaaaatatatatgaagatgtttttaaataattataaattaaaaaaaggaaaaagaaattgtAAGGATTTATCtgtaaaaaaaagaagaaaaaataaaaagattatacaaaatgattatatacGAATTATAAATGCTGAAAAAGAATATGTACAAAAATATCACGAagataaaatttttttagataatataaaaaatgtttcTTCATGTGAACTAATAAAAgattgttcatattttgtttttttttataatctATTTATTAAGGGATTGTATTTAGATAAGGACAATTTAGAACATGCTACCAAAAAGGAGgatataacaaaaaatattacaaaaaaggacatacatataaataagacATGTGAAGATTTCTCAAACATTACaaacttaaaaaaaaaatacaacaAACATAATGTGATATTATTCAAAGGAAAATATACAAGACAGCTGATATGtgattatttaaaatttttattaaacaGTATACAAAATGAACATACCATTAAAActcatttttatatcctGGATTATGTACATGTTTTggaaaataagaaaaaagaaatggaaaaaaaaattaaaatggattcttttatttttaccaATTCTAATGAAGAAGATAAATTATGTAAGGATATAATTTTGAAttctaatatattaaaccaacaaaaagaagatgataatataagtGATAATCATCtttatagtaataatacTTTAAAGGAAGAAAACACATCAAGGTCCGTAGCTTCACATGAAATACAAAACGAAAGTATAAACTCCCCAAATGtattaaatgtaaaaaatagGAACCAAACAAAAGATGATAATGGATGTACGAAGGaggaaataataaaaagtaaCAATTTGATGAAAacatatgatataaaaataaatgaacatatttataataaaatattaaataattttgtaaGTGAATTGAAAagcttttttttttctatattgGAAAAGATAAGAAGTTCCAAGCTTTTATTAAGATTTATTTTAACATTTACAGaaatatgtttaatattaacacctcattatattaatataataaattttatagaaatattatgtGACTTTGGACATATAATACctatacattatatatcacattttataattttttttcaatgtaataaaaatatatttattcaaaaatataaagaatttcaacattgtattattaataatgatcCAATAAAAATACAGTCAGTAGGTGCTAGACTTATCggttttataaaaattctacagaaaaaaattcatcTTAATAATAAGGAGCAATCCAtgtattctttttttctaaatttattattatcagAGTGTTTACCCATAAATCATTTAGGCTTTTGTAATAGGCAATCAgcaaaaaataattttcattatttttttcagGACACTCTAGATTCTTGttacaaaaaatttaaagaTGAACAAGTACTCTACGACAACTTTGaattaaatattcaaaataatattaaaaattataaaaaaattaaaacaatAATTCAGCACGAAATAGAGGTAAATTCTGATAAATATCTAAAACAGGAAGacataaattttattactCCTAAAAAGGTTATATGTGATGAACAAAATGGACAAGGTACCTGTTATAAAAAGAGGAAAGCAGAAGAGTTTAAGGAAACATCCTtaactaaaaaaaaacaaaaaaaaaaaaacgacGAAATGAAATTAACATGTGATGAAAAAAACATAACTAGTGATGAAAAAAACATAACTAgtgatgaaaaaaaattaactagtgatgaaaaaaacataactagtgatgaaaaaaacataactagtgatgaaaaaaaattaacaaGTCATGCAACATATTTAACAAATGAAGAATGTATAGAAGAAAAGGATGCTAAAGAAATGTATTTATCATACATGTCGTTTGTTTCTCTTGTGGCCTTTATAAAATATCCAGAAATAATTACACACGACAACATCATTTTATTAGAAGATGTATATAATTCCTTCAAAACGtttttgaattatataaatactttagataaagaaaaaaaacaaaattttaaacgtaccaaaaaatatatgaatatgatAAAAGCATATTTGTTTAATGACCGTATAGATTTCTTGGCAAAtcttcatatatttaaagtATTGGtatatgatgaaaattttttaagggttttattttttaatatcttGGTGGTattgaattatttaaatagGGAACTTCAAATATGTGTTAAAGACGACAATGAATtggataataataacaacaataataataataataacaataataataacaataataataatgacaatGTTGTAAAAAAGAACGATCCAACTATTATATCACCAAGAGCCTCTTTCCTCTTCTTTGTAgattatgataaaaatgaagacCTTGAATTGGGGGAccaagaaaaaattaataatcACTTGAGTGGACTCACGACAAGAGGTCATCAAAAAAGTATAAgagaaaatattaagaaTAAAGAAAGTGGGAAGAGCAGCATACTGACAACAGCCACAAGCAAcaataacaacaataacaacaataacaacaatattaataatatgaacaatattaataatatgaacaataataataatatagtGGATAGTAATAGTACttattttaaagaaaatataaaaaataaagataacAGCAACAATCGAAATATGTCCGTGAAccaaaatatttttcacaACACAACAAAAGATGTAAAAACTTCtaaagaaaatgatgataaacTTGTAATAAAGgagaaaattaaaaaaattatattcaCTTTTgttaaagaattattaaattatttagacggatttattaatagtaatcataattttatgtTGGCAAAGGAATATTCTTGGTATGTATGGAAAAAACAATTAAATgtaacaaaatataataaagataattatgatatatcctttaaatttaaatgtGTTGACGAAGACATCAAGCAAcaatattatgatataacTCAAAcaacaaataataacacATATAAGAATCAAAGAAGTAATCATATGAATGAAAATTTTCTTATCGATGAATTTCCCAAATCTAATAAGAATCAAGAcaaaacattatatataaatgaagtGTCCTATCTACCAAACattccaaaaaaaaataaaaacaaaacagATAATCAATCACCTGTAGAAAGACTTATAAATATCATAGAAAACTTTGAACTCctaaacaaaaaaatgaaacCATTTTattctaataataaaaacaaaaacaaaaataaaaataaaaataaaaataaaaacatggaacaaataaataataaggatataacaatgaatttttataataataataataatataatacataataaGGCACAGGATAATATTCAACAAcatgatgataataatattattattactaataAGGACCATCCGccatataataataataataataatatattccaTATAAATAACTTCTTATtagaaattaataaaatatatttaagaaGAGAAGCAGAATTCTGGGAACTAGATGAAAGTGATTCATTAActgaagaaaaaaaaaatgacagtaataaaaaaatcCTTCTTGAAAAACTTATAGATAAATTAGatgattataaaaaaaaaataaatattgaCAATGATCCAATTAATGAAatagaagaaaatgaaaaaagtaaaaataacCCAGTATTTAAATTTAGGTTATCCAAACTTTTTAtcttaaaatatatagatcTTTATACAATcgttaaaaataaagaatttaCAACTGATTGtgattttctttataatcTTATGATACAGATGGACAAAAATGtggaaagaaaaaaaagtcTCCTCAACAAAGGGGTAGAAGAAAATGACGAAGAAATAAATGTGGAACATCATATAAACATGgaacaagaaaaaaatgaaaaattaaatgataagGAAGGACAATACGAAGATGTAACACAGAACCTTAACGAACAAGAAGAAGAAGACAAATTTTTAACACCTGAACATCTTCCTATAAATGTCGAAATAAAATGA